The Amycolatopsis coloradensis sequence TGCGCGGCGCCCCAACCAGAAGGCGACCCCGCAAAGGATCGCGGCCGAGCCGAGAAGCGAGTAGTAGAGCGGTTCCGGCATGACCGTGCTGAGCCGGACCACGCCACTGCCGATGCCGCCGCCCAGACCGGCGAACAGCCACAGCATGCCCAGTGTTCGCCCCAGAAATCCCGCGGGCAGTACGTCCGCCGCGGCGGAGATCGTCACCGCGGCGATGATCACTTCCCCGCACGCGTGCGTCAGATAGACGAGCACCATCCACCAGGGCGAGATCTTGGTGCCGTCGGCGCTCACCAGCGAAGTGGCCACCGACATGACCAGGAAGCCCGCGCCCACAAGAAGCAGGCCGACACTGAACTTGGTGCCGACATTGTGCCGTCCTCCCCAACGTGGCAACGCCGAGGCGATCACCGGCGCCAACAGGAGAATGAACAACGGGGTCGCCGCCTGCAACCAGCTCGCGGGCATGACGAACCCGAGCACCTCGAGGTCGACGTGATCCCTAGCGAACAAGTTCAGGAGTGACGCGGCATGGGCGACGATCATCCAGAACAGCGCGGAACCCAAGTACACGAACAGAAAGAAGGTCAGTCGCCTGCGGTCGTCCGATTCCAGCGCTGGATCGGCTCGTAGCCGGACATAGCAGATGATCGGTGTCACCACGCTGAGCAGGCCGATCAATCCGATCGCCACGACGGCGCTGAGCAGACCAGCGATCGCGAGCCCAGCCAGTACCACCACGATCGCCGGGCACAACAGGGCCAGCCGCCGTATCAGCGTTCGACGCTCCGGCGCGTCGAGCGGCCGGATCGCCGTGGCACCGACGCCGTGGAACTGGGCGGAGGTCACCCGGAGCTGAACCGTGGTGGCCAGGAGCACCAAGGCGATAGCCAAAAAGGCGAGATGCCAGCTGACCCGCTCGCCGAGGTAGCCGGCGATCAACGGTGCGAGCAGCGCCGACACCTGGGAAGCGACGTACATCAGCGAGATGCCGGCCTCCCTGCTCCGGCTGCCACCGAACATCATGTTGATCATCGCCTGGTGGTTCGGCTTGTAGACGGCGCCCCCGATCGCCAGCATGGGCAGCGCCGCGGCGGCCGTCCATCCGGCTGGAATGGACAGGAGGAGGTAGCCGACGACGTTCACCGCACAGCCCGCGAGCAGCGCGGTCCGGTTGCCGAGCCAGCGGTCACCCACCCAGCCGCCGGCAAGCGACAACATGAACATCAATCCGATCCATGCCCCGAACAAGGCCGCCGCGTCCGCCATGGCGAGGCCGAGGCCCCCACGCTCCGCCGGCGCCGACGCATACAGCACGAGAATCGCCTGCAGACCATAGAAACCGAACCGCTCCATCGCATCGCTCGTGAACAGAGTCACGTACCAGCGAGGCATTCTCCTCACGCCGACCGATCGGTCATCCCGCGTCCCGCGCTCGGCCCGTGTGGTGGGCACCGCCGCGTCGTCCACACCCTGTCCCTCCGCCGGAAGCCATGCGAAGAAAGGGATACCGACGAGGCCTGGGGAATCCCTGGGTTCCTGATCCGCCCCGGTGCCCGGCTCCACCACGGCACCAGCCGCGTCTCACACTTCCAGGCCATGGTGTTCCGGACATTCAGTCAGGTAGTGAGGAGCACCATGGCCGAACAACGCACCGCCTTGGTCACCGGAGCCAACCGAGGGCTGGGGCAAGCCGTCGCCGCCGAACTCTCCCGGCGGGGGCTGAGGGTCGTGCCCACCGCACGACAGGCCGGAGGGACGAACGGGGCCCAGGTGCTGGACGTCACCGACGCCGAGAGCGTACGAAGGGCTGCGGAGCAGGTCGGCGCGGTCGATGTACTGATCTGCAACGCGGGTGTCCTGCTCGACGGCGGCACCGATCCGCTGTCCGTGTCGCTGGATCTCGTCGAACGCACCCTGGCGGTGAACCTGCTGGGCGGCTGGCGGGTGGCTCAGATTTTCGTCCCGGGGATGATCAGCAGAGGATGGGGCCGAGTGGTCTTCGTCTCGAGCGGGACCGGAACCTTCGACGGAGGGCTCTTTACCGGCGCACCCGGCTATTCGGTGTCGAAGACAGCGGTCAACGGGCTGACCACGATGCTGGCAGCGCACACGAAGGACACCGGGGTGCTCGTGAACGCGGTGAACCCAGGGCCGACGCGGACCAGGATGATGCCGTCGGCGCGGCGATCCGTGAGGGAGTCCGCGGACGACATCGTCCATGCCGCAACGCTTTCCGACGACGGACCTTCCGGGACACTCCTCCGGAACAGACGGCCCGCCCCCTGGTAGCACCCCGCGTGTCGAGCGCGACTACAGATGTTCCCCACCGCCTCTGGGAATCATCGGCTGGTCCGCGAAATCCGATCAGAAGGGACGACCGTGCACCGCACCTTGATCGTGGCGAAGCTGCGGACCGACAATCCACAGCAGATCGCCGACGCCTTCGCCGAATCCGACGCGACCGAACTGCCACACATGATCGGTGTGTCACGACGAACGCTGTTCACCTTCCACGACCTGTACTTCCATCTCGTCGAAGCCGACAAGGACATCTCGCCCAGCCTGTACCAAGCCCGCAAACACCCGCTGTACCAGAAACTCAACACCACGCTCGCCGAACTGGTCTCGCCGTACGACCCAGGCTGGCAGGAGCCGAAGGACGCGATGGCCGACCCGATCTACGTATGGACCACCGAGAAGGGGCAGACCACGTGACGACGATCCAGCCGACGAAGGTGCGCGCCGAGGATGTCGCGTCCAATCGCAAACGCGGTGGTGACATCCGGGTCACCCTGAGTCCGAAAACCGTGGGATCCACCTCGGGTTTCGGCGGCTTGTTGTGGCTGGCCGCCGGAGAGGTGGTGACCGAGCACTACCACCCCTACTCCGAGGAGTTCCTGCACGTCATCGCCGGAGACCTCGAGATGAAGCTGGACGGCGAGGCGGTACGGCTCGCCGCGGGGGAATCACTTCTCGTGCCGATCGGCGTGCGTCATCGGCTGGTCAACCTGGGCGAGACCCCCGCAGAGGTGGTGTTCCACTTGTCACCACTGGCGCCCAGACCCGACCTCGGCCACGTGGACACCGAAGCGCCGGCACATCCGGATCAGGCGGGCCCTGACGTCGGAGCGGCCCGATGAAGAGGACGCCCGTCATCACCGGTATCGGCGTCGTGGCGCCGGGCGCGTTGGGCAGCATCGCGTACTGGGATCTCCTGTCCGGAGGACGGACC is a genomic window containing:
- a CDS encoding oligopeptide:H+ symporter, giving the protein MDDAAVPTTRAERGTRDDRSVGVRRMPRWYVTLFTSDAMERFGFYGLQAILVLYASAPAERGGLGLAMADAAALFGAWIGLMFMLSLAGGWVGDRWLGNRTALLAGCAVNVVGYLLLSIPAGWTAAAALPMLAIGGAVYKPNHQAMINMMFGGSRSREAGISLMYVASQVSALLAPLIAGYLGERVSWHLAFLAIALVLLATTVQLRVTSAQFHGVGATAIRPLDAPERRTLIRRLALLCPAIVVVLAGLAIAGLLSAVVAIGLIGLLSVVTPIICYVRLRADPALESDDRRRLTFFLFVYLGSALFWMIVAHAASLLNLFARDHVDLEVLGFVMPASWLQAATPLFILLLAPVIASALPRWGGRHNVGTKFSVGLLLVGAGFLVMSVATSLVSADGTKISPWWMVLVYLTHACGEVIIAAVTISAAADVLPAGFLGRTLGMLWLFAGLGGGIGSGVVRLSTVMPEPLYYSLLGSAAILCGVAFWLGRRALTRGLS
- a CDS encoding SDR family NAD(P)-dependent oxidoreductase, which gives rise to MAEQRTALVTGANRGLGQAVAAELSRRGLRVVPTARQAGGTNGAQVLDVTDAESVRRAAEQVGAVDVLICNAGVLLDGGTDPLSVSLDLVERTLAVNLLGGWRVAQIFVPGMISRGWGRVVFVSSGTGTFDGGLFTGAPGYSVSKTAVNGLTTMLAAHTKDTGVLVNAVNPGPTRTRMMPSARRSVRESADDIVHAATLSDDGPSGTLLRNRRPAPW
- a CDS encoding TcmI family type II polyketide cyclase; its protein translation is MHRTLIVAKLRTDNPQQIADAFAESDATELPHMIGVSRRTLFTFHDLYFHLVEADKDISPSLYQARKHPLYQKLNTTLAELVSPYDPGWQEPKDAMADPIYVWTTEKGQTT
- a CDS encoding cupin domain-containing protein, with the translated sequence MTTIQPTKVRAEDVASNRKRGGDIRVTLSPKTVGSTSGFGGLLWLAAGEVVTEHYHPYSEEFLHVIAGDLEMKLDGEAVRLAAGESLLVPIGVRHRLVNLGETPAEVVFHLSPLAPRPDLGHVDTEAPAHPDQAGPDVGAAR